A stretch of DNA from Rhodoluna sp. KAS3:
TCGGCGAACTGAAGCAACTGCCTCGAGAATCGCGCGTTCGCGGTCAATTAGGCCCTGTTCGGCAGCAACCTCAATCATGGCCATCTCACCCGAGACCAAGTAGGCGGCAACCGGTACGTCAACGATCTGGGAGGTCTCGCGAATCACATCCAGGTAGGCCAAAGCTGGCTTGACCATAACGATGTCGGCACCCTGCTCAACGTCTAGGCGCACCTCACGCATTGACTCGGTGAAGTTGCGTGGGTCCTGCTGGTAGGTGCGGCGGTCGCCATCGAGTTCAGATTCAACGGCATCGCGAAATGGCCCATAAAAGGCGCTCGCGTACTTGGCCGAGTAAGCCAGGATTGACACATCGATGAACCCGGCTTTGTCGAGCTCGGCTCGAACATAGCCAACCTGACCATCCATCATTCCGCTGGCGCCCAGCATGTGAGCTCCGGCTTTGGCTAGGGCAACGGCCATCTTTCCGTACGCAATCAAGGTGGCGTCGTTGTCAACGTTTCCGTGACCATCGAGCACACCGCAGTGACCGTGGCTGGTGAATTCATCAAGGCAGAGGTCAGCCACTACAACCAGTTTGTCGCCGGCGCGCTCGCGCACTGCAGCCACCGCGCGGTTCAAAATTCCATTGGGTTCACAAGCTGCAGAACCCAGTTCATCGCGCTCAGCTGGAATACCAAAGATCATGATTCCGCCGATGCCGGCAGCGATTGCGCGATCGACTTCGGCTAGAAGCGATGCCTCAGTGTTCTGAAAAACTCCCGGCAAGCCCTTGATCGGCTTTGGCTCGGTCAGGCCCTCTTTGATAAAAGTTGGGTAGATAAGTTGGCTCGGCACCACGTTGGTCTCGGCAACGAGGTTGCGCATTGCCTGGCTTGCCCGCAGGCGGCGTGGGCGTTCAATCAAACTCATGCTGTTCTCCTGTTGCTGGCGGCTTCTACCAGTGCAGCCGGGGTGGTGCCGTTGGTCAGGGCAATGTTGCCGAATCCAAGGCTCTTTGCCTGTTCCAGTGTGGCATTTCCGGTCACCAAAACCAGAGTCGCC
This window harbors:
- the hemB gene encoding porphobilinogen synthase, yielding MSLIERPRRLRASQAMRNLVAETNVVPSQLIYPTFIKEGLTEPKPIKGLPGVFQNTEASLLAEVDRAIAAGIGGIMIFGIPAERDELGSAACEPNGILNRAVAAVRERAGDKLVVVADLCLDEFTSHGHCGVLDGHGNVDNDATLIAYGKMAVALAKAGAHMLGASGMMDGQVGYVRAELDKAGFIDVSILAYSAKYASAFYGPFRDAVESELDGDRRTYQQDPRNFTESMREVRLDVEQGADIVMVKPALAYLDVIRETSQIVDVPVAAYLVSGEMAMIEVAAEQGLIDRERAILEAVASVRRAGATVICTYWALELADMFYARKTL